Proteins encoded by one window of Salvia splendens isolate huo1 chromosome 5, SspV2, whole genome shotgun sequence:
- the LOC121804357 gene encoding calmodulin-2/4-like isoform X1, translating to MADILNAEQIVELQEAFSLFDKDGDGVLISTSFSCFYQCIMLLIDESAGCITIEELGTVIRSLDQNPTEEELHDMINEVDIDGNGTIEFAEFLNLMANKMKETDAEEELKEAFKVFDTDQNGYISATELRHVMINLGEKLTDEEVEQMIREADLDGDGQVDYDEFVKMMMAIG from the exons ATGGCTGATATACTGAATGCAGAGCAAATTGTTGAATTGCAGGAAGCCTTCAGCCTGTTTGACAAAGATGGAGATGGTGTGTTAATTTCTActtcattttcttgtttttatcAATGTATAATGTTGTTGATTGATGAAAGTGCAGGTTGCATAACCATTGAAGAATTGGGCACAGTGATCAGGTCTCTAGATCAAAATCCCACCGAGGAAGAGCTCCACGACATGATCAACGAGGTCGATATTGATGGCAACGGCACCATTGAATTTGCTGAGTTCTTGAACCTCATGGCCAACAAAATGAAG GAAACTGATGCAGAGGAAGAGCTTAAAGAAGCTTTCAAGGTGTTCGATACAGATCAAAATGGTTACATCTCAGCTACTGAG CTTCGGCATGTGATGATCAATCTTGGTGAGAAGTTGACAGATGAAGAGGTGGAACAGATGATAAGAGAGGCTGATTTGGATGGTGATGGACAGGTTGATTATGATGAGtttgtgaagatgatgatggCCATTGGATAG
- the LOC121804356 gene encoding ATP sulfurylase 1, chloroplastic-like: MAAMASLHLKTSPHSISKLPNPYSPAAAAASVALPIRRLRGATRISASLIDPDGGRLVELFVPESEKGSKLKAANELPRITLSEINLQWVHVLSEGWASPLKGFMREAEFLQTLHFNAIRLENGSVVNMSVPIVLAIDDAQKSRVGSSASVALVDDRDNVVAVLSNIEIYKHNKEERIARTWGTTAPGLPYVDEAITHAGNWLVGGDLEVINPVKYEDGLDRFRLSPAQLRDEFERRNADAVFAFQLRNPVHNGHALLMTDTRRRLLEMGYKNPVLLLHPLGGYTKADDVPLSWRMKQHEKVLEDGVLDPETTVVSIFPSPMHYAGPTEVQWHAKARINAGANFYIVGRDPAGMGHPLEKRDLYDADHGKKVLSMAPGLERLNILPFKVAAYDKTQNKMAFFDPTRAQDFVFISGTKMRTLAKNKESPPDGFMCPGGWKVLVDYYDSLSLSDNGRVPEPIPA, translated from the exons ATGGCAGCAATGGCCTCTCTTCACCTCAAAACATCCCCACATTCCATCTCCAAATTACCAAATCCCTATtcccccgccgccgccgccgcctccgtagCCCTACCAATCCGCCGCCTCCGCGGGGCGACCCGGATTTCGGCATCCCTAATCGACCCGGACGGCGGGAGGCTGGTGGAGCTGTTCGTTCCGGAATCGGAGAAGGGATCGAAATTGAAGGCGGCGAATGAGCTTCCGAGGATCACGCTATCGGAAATCAATCTGCAATGGGTGCACGTGCTGAGCGAGGGGTGGGCCAGCCCGCTCAAGGGCTTCATGCGCGAAGCAGAGTTTCTCCAAACACTTCATTTCAACGCAATCCGACTCGAGAACGGGTCCGTCGTCAACATGTCGGTGCCGATCGTGCTCGCCATCGACGACGCCCAGAAGAGCCGGGTCGGGTCTTCTGCCAGCGTGGCGCTCGTCGATGATCGCGACAACGTCGTTGCTGTCTTAAGCAA TATCGAGATTTACAAACACAACAAAGAAGAAAGGATAGCAAGAACTTGGGGCACGACGGCACCCGGTCTGCCCTACGTCGACGAAGCCATCACTCATGCCGGGAACTGGCTTGTCGGTGGGGACCTAGAGGTCATAAATCCGGTCAAGTACGAGGATGGCCTTGACCGCTTCCGTCTCTCCCCTGCTCAGCTGCGCGACGAGTTTGAGAGGCGCAACGCAGATGCTGTTTTCGCGTTCCAGCTGAGGAACCCTGTCCACAACGGCCATGCGCTCTTGATGACAGACACTCGTCGTAGGCTGCTTGAGATGGGGTACAAGAACCCGGTGCTCTTGCTCCATCCCTTGGGAGGCTACACCAAGGCTGATGACGTGCCACTGAGCTGGCGGATGAAGCAGCACGAGAAG GTGCTGGAAGATGGTGTTCTGGACCCGGAGACGACGGTTGTGTCGATCTTCCCGTCGCCAATGCACTATGCTGGCCCGACCGAGGTGCAGTGGCACGCAAAGGCTAGGATCAACGCAGGTGCCAACTTCTACATTGTGGGTCGGGATCCGGCTGGTATGGGACACCCGCTCGAGAAGAGAGACCTTTATGATGCAGATCACGGGAAGAAGGTGCTGAGCATGGCGCCCGGCTTGGAGCGCCTCAATATCCTTCCTTTCAAG GTAGCTGCTTATGACAAGACTCAGAACAAAATGGCATTCTTTGATCCAACAAGGGCACAAGATTTTGTATTTATATCTGGCACAAAG ATGCGTACACTTGCTAAGAACAAAGAAAGCCCGCCCGATGGTTTCATGTGCCCCGGTGGGTGGAAGGTTCTGGTGGACTACTACGACAGCCTTTCTCTCTCGGACAATGGGAGAGTGCCGGAGCCAATTCCGGCATAA
- the LOC121804357 gene encoding calmodulin-2/4-like isoform X2, which translates to MADILNAEQIVELQEAFSLFDKDGDGCITIEELGTVIRSLDQNPTEEELHDMINEVDIDGNGTIEFAEFLNLMANKMKETDAEEELKEAFKVFDTDQNGYISATELRHVMINLGEKLTDEEVEQMIREADLDGDGQVDYDEFVKMMMAIG; encoded by the exons ATGGCTGATATACTGAATGCAGAGCAAATTGTTGAATTGCAGGAAGCCTTCAGCCTGTTTGACAAAGATGGAGATG GTTGCATAACCATTGAAGAATTGGGCACAGTGATCAGGTCTCTAGATCAAAATCCCACCGAGGAAGAGCTCCACGACATGATCAACGAGGTCGATATTGATGGCAACGGCACCATTGAATTTGCTGAGTTCTTGAACCTCATGGCCAACAAAATGAAG GAAACTGATGCAGAGGAAGAGCTTAAAGAAGCTTTCAAGGTGTTCGATACAGATCAAAATGGTTACATCTCAGCTACTGAG CTTCGGCATGTGATGATCAATCTTGGTGAGAAGTTGACAGATGAAGAGGTGGAACAGATGATAAGAGAGGCTGATTTGGATGGTGATGGACAGGTTGATTATGATGAGtttgtgaagatgatgatggCCATTGGATAG
- the LOC121804357 gene encoding calmodulin-3-like isoform X3 — translation MADILNAEQIVELQEAFSLFDKDGDELGTVIRSLDQNPTEEELHDMINEVDIDGNGTIEFAEFLNLMANKMKETDAEEELKEAFKVFDTDQNGYISATELRHVMINLGEKLTDEEVEQMIREADLDGDGQVDYDEFVKMMMAIG, via the exons ATGGCTGATATACTGAATGCAGAGCAAATTGTTGAATTGCAGGAAGCCTTCAGCCTGTTTGACAAAGATGGAGATG AATTGGGCACAGTGATCAGGTCTCTAGATCAAAATCCCACCGAGGAAGAGCTCCACGACATGATCAACGAGGTCGATATTGATGGCAACGGCACCATTGAATTTGCTGAGTTCTTGAACCTCATGGCCAACAAAATGAAG GAAACTGATGCAGAGGAAGAGCTTAAAGAAGCTTTCAAGGTGTTCGATACAGATCAAAATGGTTACATCTCAGCTACTGAG CTTCGGCATGTGATGATCAATCTTGGTGAGAAGTTGACAGATGAAGAGGTGGAACAGATGATAAGAGAGGCTGATTTGGATGGTGATGGACAGGTTGATTATGATGAGtttgtgaagatgatgatggCCATTGGATAG
- the LOC121804355 gene encoding uncharacterized protein LOC121804355, with product MGNQNTSGLQDEEAKNEAPDNGQGVSPPHAVTVQKLSVVQETVAEAEGDKIPPVEIKDKDIEDHNGSFEGCDAVMDISSNGSDLGEGMSKLSDEQDQPCTLTDIEEEEIVLMDEDLEVDDHDAKEKDKDSVLADAPSVEGVFSEACMHEEELGRDDEPLLEEQSDSLNTVDEAARTSLPDSSTSQNEHENECSALDHEEKQMIHELGNGDDEPSDQENDQFLTRCSSDPTEVIKVGFEENVDHLLEDVEKQQDSEPTDQEKDQFLTRCSSDPTEVIKAEFEINGDHLLEDAEKQQENEPTNQNVIEEAIHLESDTSATEDVYETESEATDKCVIELKSSTEIDTQRLSNEAAEAETPPASDETEPNPSCVGAQVELRKSPSFDFGISFDTRSEESDQTPLLYQDKTARRSLFSCSNLRFPNTEYVGKPLQFQAVQLEEKTIRMERSNSENAQKSVNNTQEKANAVKEDAHTNGSKASPSRDEAAVSPKGNRRRKARSSLFTTCICCTAAIS from the exons ATGGGAAATCAAAACACTTCAGGGCTACAAG acgaggaggCCAAGAACGAGGCGCCAGATAACGGGCAAGGAGTTAGTCCACCTCATGCAGTGACAGTACAGAAGCTGAGTGTGGTTCAAGAAACTGTAGCAGAAGCTGAGGGTGACAAAATTCCTCCTGTTGAAATAAAAGATAAGG ATATTGAGGATCACAACGGGTCTTTTGAGGGTTGTGATGCCGTGATGGATATCAGCAGCAACGGCTCGGATTTGGGGGAAGGAATGTCCAAGTTGAGTGATGAACAAGACCAACCATGCACCTTGACAG ATATTGAAGAAGAGGAGATTGTGTTGATGGATGAGGATTTAGAGGTTGATGATCATGATGCAAAGGAGAAGGACAAAGACTCGGTTTTGGCTGATGCGCCTTCTGTTGAAGGTGTGTTTTCCGAAGCATGTATGCATGAGGAAGAGCTTGGGAGAGACGATGAGCCTCTTCTAGAAGAGCAGAGTGATTCCCTCAACACTGTCGATGAAGCTGCAAGAACTAGTTTGCCAGACTCATCTACATCACAAAATGAGCACGAAAACGAGTGTTCTGCTCTTGATCATGAAGAGAAACAGATGATCCATGAATTAGGCAACGGTGATGATGAGCCGTCTGATCAAGAAAATGACCAGTTCTTGACCAGATGCAGCAGTGATCCAACAGAAGTGATCAAGGTTGGATTTGAGGAAAACGTAGACCATCTACTCGAAGATGTAGAGAAACAACAAGACAGTGAGCCAACTGATCAAGAAAAAGACCAGTTCTTGACCAGATGCAGCAGTGATCCAACAGAAGTGATCAAGGCCGAATTTGAGATAAACGGAGACCATCTACTTGAAGATGCAGAGAAACAACAAGAGAATGAGCCAACTAATCAAAATGTGATTGAAGAAGCCATTCATTTGGAGAGTGATACATCTGCTACAGAAGATGTCTATGAAACTGAGAGTGAAGCCACTGATAAATGTGTGATAGAGCTGAAATCTTCAACAGAAATCGACACACAACGCCTTTCTAATGAAGCAGCAGAGGCTGAAACTCCACCGGCCTCAGATGAAACCGAACCAAATCCAAGCTGTGTAGGGGCTCAAGTTGAGCTCAGAAAATCTCCAAGCTTTGATTTTGGCATATCATTCGACACGAGGTCTGAAGAATCTGATCAAACTCCTCTGCTGTATCAGGACAAGACAGCAAGGAGAAGCCTCTTCAGCTGCTCAAATCTGAGGTTTCCAAACACGGAATATGTGGGGAAGCCATTGCAGTTCCAAGCTGTCCAACTGGAGGAGAAGACTATCCGAATGGAACGAAGCAACTCTGAAAACGCGCAAAAATCAGTAAACAACACGCAAGAAAAGGCCAATGCTGTCAAAGAAGATGCACACACAAATGGCTCAAAGGCCTCTCCATCAAGAGATGAAGCTGCAGTGTCACCGAAGGGAAACAGGAGGCGAAAGGCGAGATCCTCCCTCTTCACTACCTGCATCTGCTGCACTGCAGCCATCAGCTGA